In Mycobacterium sp. Aquia_216, a genomic segment contains:
- a CDS encoding sensor histidine kinase, translated as MIRGTEDGCQGFVHSALLYYSQREYLDAVVAFVLEGLAMDEPVLVAVPGDYLSLLREALGGEGSTAGLQLVDIVEAARNPSRFLALEGAFVEENADRRARIVSQIFWPGRRADEFLACMQHEALVNSAFEGRQLTALCLYDAERLDGDVLAGARATHPLLWKCGSLQHSADYAPDDVLAQCNQPLPANPGAVTYMVRKSADLRPARSFAVNYAGWVGLSQDGIEDLQLVATELATNSLMYTDGACRLAFWRDDDHLVCEARDSGRLDDPLVGRLDPGPTGPASRGLFLVNAISDLVRTHTASTGTTIQAYLRLNSSARPIS; from the coding sequence ATGATCAGGGGCACGGAGGACGGGTGTCAAGGCTTCGTTCACTCCGCGCTCCTCTATTACTCGCAACGGGAGTACCTGGACGCCGTGGTGGCCTTCGTGCTCGAGGGTTTGGCGATGGACGAGCCGGTACTCGTCGCGGTGCCCGGCGACTATCTGAGTTTGCTACGCGAGGCGCTGGGTGGCGAGGGCTCGACCGCCGGACTGCAGCTGGTCGACATCGTCGAGGCGGCCCGCAACCCGAGTCGGTTTCTGGCGCTGGAGGGCGCCTTTGTCGAGGAGAACGCCGACCGGCGCGCGCGCATTGTCAGCCAAATTTTCTGGCCCGGTCGTCGTGCGGACGAATTTTTGGCCTGCATGCAGCATGAGGCGCTGGTCAACAGTGCGTTTGAAGGTCGCCAGCTGACCGCGCTGTGTCTCTACGACGCGGAACGACTGGACGGGGACGTGCTGGCCGGGGCCCGTGCGACTCATCCGTTGCTGTGGAAATGCGGTTCGCTGCAACACAGCGCCGACTACGCGCCGGATGACGTGCTGGCACAGTGCAATCAGCCGCTGCCCGCTAACCCGGGTGCCGTCACATACATGGTCAGGAAATCCGCCGACCTGCGGCCGGCGCGGTCGTTCGCCGTCAACTACGCGGGTTGGGTCGGACTGTCCCAGGACGGCATCGAAGATCTGCAACTGGTCGCCACCGAGCTGGCCACCAATAGCCTGATGTACACCGACGGCGCCTGCCGGCTGGCCTTTTGGCGCGACGACGACCATCTGGTGTGCGAGGCGCGCGACAGTGGGCGGCTCGACGATCCGCTGGTGGGACGTCTGGACCCGGGCCCGACCGGCCCGGCCAGCCGCGGTCTGTTTCTGGTTAACGCCATCTCGGATCTGGTGCGCACGCACACCGCGAGCACCGGGACGACGATTCAGGCGTACCTGCGGTTGAATTCCTCGGCCCGGCCGATCAGCTGA
- a CDS encoding homocitrate synthase, which produces MPVTQPLAKPFTKPLSLPAPDSPSPPAPQRDANAWFGDHFGVALPRGLREQAVAMTWDSFVATYGHTAGPLRLGHWACTDTGRSGGRLGPQARNFRAMLAVGDCLSRSTAAASGPIAGLTAMLHERGIAIETVKFHQMSSDECTVTFICGSDGIRTEWAMGLCEDATQSALRALIACANRLLA; this is translated from the coding sequence ATGCCTGTTACACAGCCTCTTGCGAAGCCTTTTACTAAGCCGCTCTCCCTTCCGGCACCGGATTCTCCGAGCCCCCCGGCGCCCCAGCGCGACGCCAACGCGTGGTTCGGCGATCACTTCGGGGTCGCCTTGCCACGCGGCCTGCGCGAACAGGCCGTCGCGATGACCTGGGACAGCTTCGTTGCGACCTACGGCCACACCGCCGGCCCGCTGCGGCTAGGGCACTGGGCGTGCACCGACACCGGCCGGTCCGGCGGGCGGCTCGGTCCGCAAGCCCGCAACTTCCGGGCGATGCTCGCCGTCGGCGATTGCCTCAGCAGGTCGACCGCTGCCGCGAGCGGGCCGATCGCCGGACTCACCGCGATGTTGCATGAGCGCGGGATCGCCATCGAGACAGTGAAGTTTCATCAGATGAGTTCGGATGAGTGCACCGTCACGTTCATCTGCGGTAGCGACGGCATCCGTACCGAGTGGGCGATGGGCCTCTGCGAGGATGCGACGCAGTCGGCGCTACGCGCGCTGATCGCGTGCGCGAATCGGCTGCTGGCCTGA
- a CDS encoding cytochrome P450: MPATISTPHYLLDQAKRRFTPSINNFPGMGMVERKLLNTEFPARKLADPPPGSGLKPAMGDAGLPIFGHIVEMMRGGPDYLLHLYQTKGPVIFGDSPVLPGVSALGPDAAQVVYSNRNKDFSQQGWVPVIGPFFHRGLMLLDFEEHMFHRRIMQEAFVRSRLVGYVEQMDQVVSQTIANDWVANDARFLLYPAMKELTLDIASMVFMGHEPGTDHELVTKVNKAFAVTTRAGNAIIRTPVPPFTWWRGLKARELLENYFRERVKEQRAIQGDDLLSVLCRTEDEDGNKFSDEDIVNHMIFLMMAAHDTSTSTVTTMAYNLATHPEWQQRCREESDRLGDGPLGIDSLEKLESLDLVMNESIRLVTPVQWAMRRTVRDTELLGYYIPEGTNVIAYPGMNHRLPELWTDPMKFDPERFTEPRNEHKQHRYAFSPFGGGAHKCIGMVFGQLEIKTILHRLLRRYRLEPPRPGYKCEWDYGGMPVPKDGMPILLRPL, from the coding sequence ATGCCCGCCACTATCAGCACCCCGCACTACCTGCTCGACCAGGCAAAGCGCCGGTTCACGCCGTCGATCAACAATTTTCCCGGGATGGGGATGGTCGAACGCAAGCTTCTGAACACCGAATTCCCAGCGCGCAAGCTCGCCGACCCGCCACCGGGCAGCGGGCTCAAGCCCGCCATGGGTGACGCGGGGCTGCCGATTTTCGGGCACATTGTCGAGATGATGCGCGGCGGTCCGGATTACCTGCTGCACCTCTACCAAACCAAGGGTCCGGTTATCTTTGGCGACTCGCCGGTGCTCCCGGGCGTCTCCGCGCTCGGCCCGGACGCCGCGCAGGTGGTCTACTCCAACCGCAACAAGGATTTCTCGCAGCAGGGGTGGGTGCCGGTGATCGGGCCGTTCTTTCACCGCGGGCTGATGCTGCTCGACTTCGAAGAGCACATGTTCCACCGGCGGATCATGCAGGAGGCCTTTGTGCGCTCCCGGCTGGTCGGCTACGTCGAGCAAATGGACCAGGTGGTTTCGCAGACGATCGCCAACGACTGGGTGGCCAACGACGCCCGCTTCCTGCTCTACCCGGCGATGAAGGAGCTGACCCTCGATATCGCGTCGATGGTGTTCATGGGCCACGAGCCAGGTACCGACCACGAACTGGTGACCAAGGTCAACAAGGCATTTGCGGTGACCACCCGCGCGGGCAATGCGATCATCCGGACTCCGGTGCCGCCGTTCACCTGGTGGCGGGGACTGAAGGCGCGCGAACTGCTGGAGAATTACTTCCGCGAGCGGGTCAAGGAACAGCGAGCCATCCAAGGCGACGACCTGCTGTCGGTGTTGTGCCGCACCGAAGACGAGGACGGCAACAAATTCTCTGACGAAGACATCGTCAACCACATGATCTTTTTGATGATGGCCGCGCATGACACGTCGACGTCGACGGTGACGACGATGGCCTACAACCTGGCCACCCACCCCGAGTGGCAGCAGCGCTGCCGGGAGGAATCCGACCGCCTCGGCGACGGACCGCTCGGCATCGATTCGCTGGAGAAGCTGGAGTCACTGGACCTGGTGATGAACGAGTCGATCCGGCTGGTGACCCCGGTGCAGTGGGCGATGCGGCGAACGGTGCGCGACACCGAGCTGTTGGGCTACTACATCCCCGAGGGCACCAACGTCATCGCGTACCCGGGAATGAATCACCGGCTGCCCGAATTGTGGACGGATCCAATGAAATTCGATCCGGAACGGTTCACCGAGCCGCGCAACGAGCACAAGCAGCACCGCTACGCGTTTAGCCCTTTCGGCGGCGGCGCCCACAAGTGCATCGGGATGGTGTTCGGGCAGTTGGAAATCAAGACGATCCTTCATCGCCTGCTGCGCAGATACCGGCTGGAGCCGCCCCGCCCGGGTTACAAGTGCGAGTGGGACTACGGCGGCATGCCGGTGCCGAAAGACGGCATGCCAATTCTGTTGCGGCCGCTGTGA
- a CDS encoding TetR/AcrR family transcriptional regulator, which produces MSSHAEPGEPATRRRGDKHRQAIMAAVRELLQERPFAELSVSTISLRAGVGRSGFYFYFDSKYAVLAQIVAEATQELEELTQFFAPRQPDESPEQFAKRMVGSAAAVYAHNDPVMTACNAARYTDVEIQSMLEQQLEVVLRDIVAIIEAEMKAGTANPISDDIPTLVRTLIGTTSLMLTGDPIFVGRDDDLDRRVRLLEQLWLNSLWGGDRG; this is translated from the coding sequence ATGAGCAGCCACGCGGAGCCGGGCGAGCCGGCGACGCGGCGACGCGGCGACAAACACCGGCAGGCGATCATGGCCGCAGTGCGTGAATTGCTGCAGGAGCGGCCTTTTGCGGAGCTGTCTGTCAGCACCATCAGTCTTCGGGCCGGGGTGGGCCGATCCGGCTTCTACTTCTACTTCGACTCCAAGTACGCGGTGCTCGCCCAGATCGTGGCCGAGGCCACCCAAGAGCTTGAAGAACTCACCCAGTTTTTCGCTCCTCGCCAGCCCGACGAGTCACCGGAGCAGTTCGCCAAGCGGATGGTGGGCAGCGCCGCCGCGGTCTATGCGCACAACGACCCGGTAATGACCGCGTGCAATGCCGCCCGCTACACCGACGTCGAGATCCAAAGCATGCTCGAGCAGCAGCTCGAGGTGGTGCTGCGCGATATCGTCGCGATCATCGAGGCGGAGATGAAGGCCGGGACCGCCAATCCCATCAGTGACGACATCCCGACGCTGGTGCGCACCCTGATCGGGACCACCTCCCTGATGCTGACCGGCGACCCGATCTTTGTCGGCCGCGACGACGATCTCGATCGCCGCGTCCGGCTCCTTGAGCAGTTGTGGCTGAACTCCTTGTGGGGTGGCGACCGCGGATAA
- a CDS encoding SDR family oxidoreductase: MAPRGSARYFAGKRSLITGAASGIGRATALLLAAHGAELFLTDRNAEGLAQTVADARALGARVPVHRVLDIADYDQVAAFAADVHAEYPGMDVVMNIAGVSAWGTVDRLSHEQWTKMVAINLMGPIHVIETFVPEMVAARRGGHVVNVSSAAGLVALPWHAAYSASKYGLRGLSEVLRFDLARHRIGVSVVVPGAVKTPLVDTVEIAGVDRQDPKVSRWIDRFSGHAVSPETAAEKILAGVAKNRYLIYTSQDIRALYAFKRLAWWPYSVAMRQVNVIFTRALRPSPARLGRHDQLEPHPE; the protein is encoded by the coding sequence ATGGCGCCGAGGGGATCCGCGCGGTATTTCGCGGGGAAGCGCAGTCTGATCACCGGCGCGGCCAGCGGCATCGGCCGGGCCACCGCGTTGCTGCTGGCGGCGCACGGCGCCGAGTTGTTCCTGACGGATCGCAACGCCGAAGGGCTGGCCCAGACCGTGGCCGACGCCCGCGCGCTGGGCGCACGGGTGCCGGTGCACCGGGTGCTGGATATCGCCGACTACGACCAGGTCGCGGCGTTCGCTGCCGACGTCCACGCCGAATATCCGGGCATGGACGTGGTAATGAACATCGCCGGAGTGTCGGCCTGGGGGACCGTCGATCGGCTGAGCCACGAGCAGTGGACCAAGATGGTCGCGATCAACCTGATGGGCCCGATCCACGTCATCGAGACGTTCGTGCCCGAGATGGTGGCGGCCCGCCGCGGTGGGCATGTGGTCAACGTGTCGTCGGCGGCCGGGCTGGTCGCGCTGCCGTGGCACGCCGCCTATAGCGCCAGCAAGTACGGATTACGCGGCCTGTCCGAGGTGCTGCGCTTCGACCTGGCCCGGCACCGCATCGGGGTCTCGGTCGTGGTGCCCGGGGCGGTGAAGACGCCGCTGGTCGACACCGTCGAAATCGCCGGTGTCGATCGGCAAGACCCCAAGGTCAGCCGGTGGATCGACCGCTTCAGCGGCCATGCGGTATCGCCGGAAACCGCCGCGGAGAAGATCTTGGCCGGAGTGGCGAAAAACAGGTACCTGATCTACACGTCGCAGGACATTCGGGCGCTCTATGCCTTCAAACGGCTGGCGTGGTGGCCCTACAGCGTGGCGATGCGCCAGGTGAACGTCATCTTCACGCGGGCACTTCGGCCCAGCCCGGCCCGGCTAGGCCGGCATGACCAACTCGAGCCGCACCCCGAGTAA
- a CDS encoding DNA polymerase IV, giving the protein MVAPMSTWVLHVDLDQFLASVELRRHPELTGLPVIVGGSGDPTEPRKVVTCASYEAREFGVHAGMPLRTAARRCPDATFLPSDPAAYDAASDQVMGLLRDLGHPVEVWGWDEAYLAVAAADPAEVAEQIRAVVFSETGLSCSVGISDNKQRAKVATGFAKPGGVFTLTDANWMDVMADRPVDALWGVGPKTTKKLAALDITTVRELAHSDAELLTATFGPRTGLWLLLLAKGGGDAEVSAAPWVPRSRSHVVTFPHDLTDRAEMDSAVTELARQALDEVVASTRVVTRVAVTVRTATFYTRTKIRKLPAPTTDPDVIVEAALRVLDLFELDRPVRLLGVRLELVMPA; this is encoded by the coding sequence ATGGTCGCACCGATGTCGACCTGGGTCCTGCATGTCGATCTTGACCAGTTTCTGGCCTCGGTCGAGCTGCGCCGCCATCCCGAACTCACCGGCCTGCCCGTCATCGTCGGTGGCAGCGGCGATCCCACCGAACCGCGCAAGGTCGTCACCTGCGCCTCCTACGAGGCGCGTGAATTCGGGGTACATGCGGGCATGCCGCTGCGCACCGCCGCCCGGCGCTGCCCCGACGCCACCTTCCTACCGTCGGATCCGGCCGCCTACGACGCGGCCTCCGACCAGGTGATGGGCTTGCTGCGAGACTTGGGGCACCCGGTCGAGGTATGGGGCTGGGACGAGGCCTATCTGGCGGTGGCGGCCGCAGATCCCGCCGAAGTCGCGGAACAGATTCGCGCCGTTGTCTTTTCGGAAACCGGACTGTCTTGTTCGGTCGGCATCAGCGACAACAAACAGCGCGCGAAGGTGGCCACCGGCTTCGCGAAACCGGGCGGCGTGTTTACGCTGACCGACGCGAACTGGATGGACGTGATGGCCGATCGCCCGGTCGACGCGCTGTGGGGCGTGGGTCCCAAAACCACCAAAAAGCTCGCGGCGCTGGACATCACCACGGTGCGGGAGCTGGCCCATAGCGACGCCGAGCTGCTGACGGCGACGTTCGGGCCACGGACCGGCCTGTGGCTACTGTTGCTCGCCAAGGGTGGTGGCGACGCGGAGGTCAGCGCCGCGCCATGGGTCCCGCGCTCGCGCAGTCATGTCGTCACATTTCCGCACGATCTCACTGATCGCGCCGAAATGGATTCGGCTGTAACGGAATTGGCGAGGCAAGCTTTGGATGAAGTCGTGGCCTCGACTCGCGTGGTCACTCGGGTGGCGGTTACCGTGCGCACCGCGACGTTCTACACCCGCACCAAGATTCGCAAGCTGCCGGCACCCACCACCGATCCCGACGTCATCGTCGAAGCGGCCCTGCGGGTGCTGGATTTATTCGAGCTCGACCGTCCGGTCCGGTTACTCGGGGTGCGGCTCGAGTTGGTCATGCCGGCCTAG
- a CDS encoding TetR/AcrR family transcriptional regulator: MSGVERLGELTVSAPRDLPHERGDAARNRELLLQAARSLVAKRGADAVTMDDVAAAAGVGKGTLFRRFGSRAGLMMVLLDEDERASQQAFLFGPPPLGPDAPPMDRLAAFGRDRLCFVHTHHALLSAAKGDPLTRHVGAAAVQRTHVRVLLQTADTSGDLDVQTDALLALLDVDYVEHQLNYGGHTLETLGDAWESLARKLCGR; this comes from the coding sequence GTGAGCGGAGTAGAGCGATTGGGTGAGTTGACCGTGTCGGCTCCGCGCGACCTGCCCCACGAGCGGGGGGACGCCGCGCGCAACCGCGAACTGCTGCTGCAGGCGGCCCGCAGTCTGGTCGCCAAGCGCGGCGCGGACGCGGTCACGATGGACGACGTCGCGGCAGCCGCCGGTGTCGGCAAGGGCACGCTGTTCCGCCGGTTCGGCAGCCGCGCCGGCCTGATGATGGTGCTGCTCGACGAGGACGAACGCGCCAGCCAGCAGGCATTCCTGTTCGGCCCGCCGCCGCTGGGGCCCGACGCGCCACCGATGGATCGCCTGGCGGCTTTCGGCCGGGACCGCCTGTGCTTTGTGCACACCCACCACGCGCTGCTGTCGGCGGCCAAGGGCGATCCGCTGACCCGCCACGTGGGGGCGGCGGCGGTGCAGCGCACCCATGTGCGGGTGCTGTTGCAGACGGCCGACACCAGCGGCGATCTCGACGTACAGACCGACGCGCTGCTGGCCCTGCTCGACGTGGATTATGTTGAGCATCAACTGAATTACGGCGGGCATACTCTCGAGACCCTGGGCGACGCGTGGGAGAGCCTGGCCCGCAAGCTGTGCGGGCGGTGA
- a CDS encoding NAD(P)H-dependent oxidoreductase, translating to MEGCRPTTEGNGTVAEIKVLALVGSLRAASINRKIAELAVDVAPDDVSVTVFEGLADLPFYNEEIDDVMNTDAPPLASVDALRAAAGEADAALVVTPEYNGSIPAVVKNAIDWLSRPFGNGALKGKPLAVVGGSFGQYGGVWGHDETRKSFGIAGARVVESIKLSVPFGTLEGKAPAEHAELVANVRDVVGKLAAEVG from the coding sequence GTGGAAGGATGTAGACCAACAACCGAAGGGAACGGAACAGTGGCAGAGATCAAAGTCTTGGCCTTAGTAGGAAGCCTGCGTGCGGCGTCGATAAATCGCAAGATAGCCGAGTTGGCGGTCGATGTGGCTCCCGACGATGTCAGCGTCACCGTGTTCGAGGGGCTGGCGGACCTGCCGTTTTACAACGAGGAGATCGACGACGTCATGAACACCGACGCGCCACCGTTGGCTTCGGTGGATGCACTGCGTGCCGCGGCGGGCGAGGCGGATGCGGCCCTGGTGGTCACGCCGGAGTACAACGGCAGCATTCCGGCCGTCGTCAAGAACGCCATCGACTGGCTCTCTCGACCGTTCGGCAACGGCGCCCTGAAGGGCAAGCCGTTGGCAGTGGTCGGGGGATCCTTCGGACAGTACGGCGGAGTCTGGGGGCACGACGAGACCCGCAAGTCGTTCGGCATCGCCGGCGCCCGGGTGGTGGAGTCGATCAAACTCTCGGTGCCGTTCGGCACCTTGGAGGGGAAGGCTCCCGCCGAGCATGCCGAGCTGGTGGCGAATGTCCGCGACGTGGTCGGCAAGCTCGCGGCCGAAGTCGGCTGA
- the nrdH gene encoding glutaredoxin-like protein NrdH — MTITVYTKPACVQCTATYKALDKQGITYDTVDISLNTEARDYVMALGYLQAPVVVTENEHWSGFRPDRIKALAGAALSA; from the coding sequence ATGACCATCACCGTGTACACAAAGCCCGCGTGTGTGCAGTGCACCGCCACCTACAAGGCGTTGGACAAGCAGGGCATCACCTATGACACGGTCGACATCAGCCTGAACACCGAGGCGCGTGATTACGTGATGGCATTGGGTTACCTACAGGCCCCCGTGGTGGTGACTGAAAACGAGCACTGGTCCGGCTTCCGGCCCGATCGCATCAAGGCGCTCGCCGGAGCCGCACTCAGCGCGTAA
- the nrdI gene encoding class Ib ribonucleoside-diphosphate reductase assembly flavoprotein NrdI: MSDDPQRPAAPGLRSSLVYFSSVSENTHRFVQKLGAPATRIPLHGRIEVDQPYVLILPTYGGGRATPDIDNGGYVPKQVIAFLNNEHNRSLIRGVIAAGNNNFGAEFAYAGNVISRKCGVPYLYRFELMGTPDDVEAVRAGLEEFWKDQTCHQPSLQSL, translated from the coding sequence ATGAGTGACGACCCGCAGCGCCCGGCGGCGCCGGGCTTGCGATCGTCACTGGTCTATTTCTCTTCGGTGTCGGAGAACACCCACCGCTTCGTTCAGAAGCTGGGTGCTCCCGCCACCCGCATCCCGCTGCATGGTCGTATCGAGGTCGACCAACCGTACGTATTGATATTGCCCACGTACGGCGGCGGCCGGGCGACGCCGGACATCGACAACGGTGGCTACGTCCCCAAGCAAGTCATCGCCTTTTTGAACAACGAGCACAACAGGTCGTTGATCCGCGGCGTCATCGCCGCGGGCAACAACAACTTCGGTGCCGAATTCGCCTACGCGGGCAACGTGATTTCCCGTAAGTGTGGCGTTCCCTACCTCTACCGCTTCGAACTGATGGGTACCCCGGACGACGTGGAAGCCGTTCGCGCGGGCTTGGAAGAATTCTGGAAGGACCAGACGTGCCACCAACCGTCACTGCAGAGCCTGTAA
- the nrdE gene encoding class 1b ribonucleoside-diphosphate reductase subunit alpha: MPPTVTAEPVTTGAHALPGETDYHALNAMLNLYDADGKIQFDKDREAAHQYFLQHVNQNTVFFHNQDEKLDYLIKENYYEREVLDQYSRNFVKTLLDRAYAKKFRFPTFLGAFKYYTSYTLKTFDGKRYLERFEDRVVMVALTLASGDTTLAEKLVDEIIDGRFQPATPTFLNSGKKQRGEPVSCFLLRIEDNMESIGRSINSALQLSKRGGGVALLLSNIREHGAPIKNIENQSSGVIPIMKLLEDSFSYANQLGARQGAGAVYLHAHHPDIYRFLDTKRENADEKIRIKTLSLGVVIPDITFELAKKNEDMYLFSPYDVERVYGVPFADISVTEKYYEMVDDARIRKTKIKAREFFQTLAELQFESGYPYIMYEDTVNRANPIEGKITHSNLCSEILQVSTPSLFNEDLSYAKVGKDISCNLGSLNIAKAMDSPDFAQTIEVAIRALTAVSDQTHIWSVPSIEQGNNASHAIGLGQMNLHGYLARERIRYGSEEGIDFTNMYFYTVLYHALRASNRIAIERGTAFGGFERSKYKSGEFFDKYTEQAWEPETEVVRNLFSKADIRIPTQDDWKRLKESVQQHGIYNQNLQAVPPTGSISYINHSTSSIHPVASKIEIRKEGKIGRVYYPAPYLTNDNLEYYQDAYEIGYEKIIDTYAAATQHVDQGLSLTLFFKDTATTRDVNKAQIYAWRKGIKTLYYIRLRQMALEGTEVEGCVSCML; the protein is encoded by the coding sequence GTGCCACCAACCGTCACTGCAGAGCCTGTAACCACCGGAGCCCACGCGTTGCCGGGGGAGACGGACTACCACGCGCTCAACGCGATGCTGAATCTGTACGACGCCGACGGCAAGATTCAGTTCGACAAGGACCGCGAGGCCGCACATCAGTACTTCCTGCAGCACGTCAACCAGAACACGGTGTTCTTCCACAATCAGGACGAGAAGCTCGACTACCTGATCAAGGAGAACTACTACGAGCGCGAGGTGCTCGACCAGTATTCGCGCAACTTCGTCAAGACGCTGCTGGACCGGGCGTACGCCAAGAAGTTCCGGTTCCCGACCTTTCTCGGTGCGTTCAAGTACTACACCTCGTACACACTGAAGACGTTCGACGGCAAGCGCTACCTGGAGCGCTTCGAGGACCGCGTCGTCATGGTCGCGCTGACGCTGGCCTCCGGTGACACCACGCTGGCCGAGAAGCTGGTCGACGAGATCATCGACGGCCGATTCCAGCCGGCCACCCCGACGTTCCTCAACTCGGGCAAGAAGCAGCGCGGCGAGCCGGTGAGCTGCTTTTTGCTGCGTATCGAAGACAACATGGAGTCCATCGGGCGCTCCATCAACTCCGCACTGCAGCTGTCCAAGCGCGGCGGCGGAGTTGCGTTGTTGCTGAGCAACATTCGTGAACACGGCGCGCCCATCAAGAACATCGAGAACCAGAGCTCGGGCGTCATCCCGATCATGAAGCTGCTCGAGGACTCGTTCTCCTACGCCAACCAACTCGGTGCGCGTCAGGGTGCCGGCGCCGTGTACCTGCACGCGCACCACCCCGACATCTACCGGTTCCTGGACACCAAGCGCGAGAACGCCGACGAGAAGATCCGGATCAAGACGCTGAGCCTCGGCGTGGTGATTCCGGACATCACCTTCGAGTTGGCCAAGAAGAACGAGGACATGTACCTGTTCTCGCCGTACGACGTCGAGCGGGTCTACGGGGTGCCGTTCGCCGACATCTCGGTCACCGAGAAGTACTACGAGATGGTCGACGACGCGCGCATCCGCAAGACGAAGATCAAGGCGCGCGAATTCTTCCAGACGCTGGCCGAGCTGCAGTTCGAGTCGGGCTATCCGTACATCATGTACGAGGACACGGTGAATCGGGCCAACCCGATCGAGGGCAAGATCACCCACTCCAACCTGTGCTCGGAGATCCTGCAGGTCTCCACGCCGTCGCTGTTCAACGAGGACCTGTCGTATGCCAAAGTGGGCAAGGACATTTCGTGCAACCTCGGTTCGCTGAACATCGCCAAGGCCATGGACTCGCCGGACTTCGCGCAGACCATTGAGGTGGCGATCCGTGCGCTGACCGCGGTGAGCGACCAGACGCACATCTGGTCGGTGCCCTCGATTGAGCAGGGCAACAACGCCTCTCACGCCATCGGCCTGGGGCAGATGAACTTGCACGGCTACCTGGCCCGCGAGCGCATCCGCTACGGCTCCGAAGAGGGCATCGACTTCACCAACATGTACTTCTACACCGTGCTCTATCACGCGCTGCGGGCATCGAATCGCATTGCGATCGAACGGGGTACGGCGTTCGGCGGGTTCGAGCGCTCCAAGTACAAGTCGGGAGAGTTCTTCGACAAGTACACCGAGCAGGCGTGGGAACCGGAAACGGAAGTTGTTCGCAACCTCTTCTCCAAGGCGGACATTCGCATCCCGACACAGGATGACTGGAAGCGGCTCAAGGAGTCGGTGCAGCAGCACGGCATCTACAACCAGAACCTGCAGGCCGTCCCGCCGACGGGATCGATCTCCTACATCAACCACTCGACCAGCTCGATCCACCCGGTGGCGAGCAAGATCGAGATCCGCAAGGAAGGCAAGATCGGCCGCGTCTATTACCCGGCGCCGTATCTGACCAACGACAACCTGGAGTACTACCAGGACGCGTACGAGATCGGCTACGAGAAGATCATCGACACCTACGCGGCGGCCACCCAGCACGTGGACCAGGGTCTGAGTCTGACGCTGTTCTTCAAGGACACCGCTACTACCCGTGATGTCAACAAGGCGCAGATCTACGCCTGGCGCAAGGGAATCAAGACGCTGTACTACATCCGACTACGCCAGATGGCTTTGGAAGGAACCGAGGTCGAGGGGTGTGTCAGCTGCATGCTGTAA
- a CDS encoding TetR/AcrR family transcriptional regulator: MPRPSRPHPSVKPGAKVDARSERWREHRKKVRGEIVEAAFRAIDRLGPELSVREIAEEAGTAKPKIYRHFHDKSDLFQAIGVQLRDMLWAAIFPSINLATDSAREIVRRSVDEYVTLVDKHPNVLRVFISARSGATTESTVRTLNEGRQITLTMADMFDNELKDMELDHAAFELAAHAAFGSAASSTEWWLGPEPDSPRRMPRDQFVAHLTTIMMGVIVGTAEALGIAVDPDQPVHSAVRSNSAAS; encoded by the coding sequence ATGCCCCGACCGTCTAGACCCCACCCGAGCGTGAAGCCGGGGGCGAAGGTCGACGCGCGCAGCGAACGCTGGCGTGAACACCGCAAGAAGGTTCGCGGCGAAATCGTCGAGGCGGCATTCCGCGCGATCGACCGCCTGGGGCCCGAGCTGAGCGTGCGGGAGATCGCCGAAGAGGCCGGCACCGCCAAGCCGAAGATCTATCGCCATTTCCACGACAAGTCCGACCTGTTCCAGGCGATCGGTGTGCAGCTGCGTGACATGCTGTGGGCGGCGATCTTCCCGTCGATCAACCTGGCCACCGACTCGGCCCGGGAGATCGTCCGGCGCAGTGTCGACGAGTACGTCACTCTCGTCGACAAGCATCCCAACGTGCTGCGCGTCTTCATTTCGGCGCGCTCCGGGGCGACCACCGAGTCGACGGTGCGCACCCTCAACGAGGGGCGTCAGATCACGTTGACCATGGCCGATATGTTCGACAACGAACTCAAGGACATGGAGCTCGACCACGCGGCGTTCGAACTGGCCGCGCATGCGGCCTTCGGATCGGCCGCCTCGTCCACCGAGTGGTGGTTGGGTCCCGAACCCGACAGCCCACGACGCATGCCGCGCGACCAGTTCGTCGCCCATCTGACCACGATCATGATGGGGGTCATCGTCGGCACCGCTGAGGCGCTGGGTATCGCGGTGGACCCCGACCAGCCGGTCCACAGCGCCGTGCGAAGTAATTCGGCGGCCAGCTGA